GAATATTGCCAACCTCGTGTCGTTCAGGTGTTGCAGAGCCTTTTCAATTCCCTGCTTTTCGACTTCATTATGCGATATTGCTTCCACGTTGTCACCCATTTCCCTTATTCCAGCTGTATCTACGAAAGTCACCTTTAGGCCATTGAGGTCATATTTGACTTGTATGAGGTCCCGGGTGGTCCCCGGCATGTCCGAGACAATGGCCACACGTCTGTCGCAAATAGCGTTCATCAGGGAGCTCTTTCCCGCATTAGGGGGCCCTAATATGCTTACATTAGCTCCACTTGTCAGGATTTCCCCTTTTGAGTCTTCAAGTTGCGCCTCGATTTCTTCCTGTATTTGAGTGAGGCCTTgaagcagcgcctgccattTGCATGTTCTGCAAGTGTCCGTAACCTACGGTTTGTTCCTTATGCGTCGCGTTTAGATCTGCCAATGCTTGTTCGTCGAACTCTATTCTGGCTTCCACCGTGGCGAGCAACTGGTTTAGTCTGTCCGCCcacgtgccgtacagctgTGTCAGTCCTCCGTGTAGCTGCTGGGCGTGATCACTGCGTTGTATTACCTACTTTTAGTGCTGCATTTTGCATCTCCAGAGCCGTTTCGGATGATATGATGTCCCGAATAGCTTCGGCCTGCGTTGTGTTGGATTATGTGGAGTTTTTCACGCACCTGTGTAAGATCCATCTTTCCATTGTAAAACGCCCTTCTTGTGAATTCACCTCTTTCGGCCTGCCGAATCCTGCATTGACACCCATATTTTGTATTATTTTTCATTCATACCCTATGTCATGTCGGCGAGAAATGCACCGCAAGGCGGCAAAGAGCTGTGACACTATGGCCCTGCTCCCGTGGGTGTGGATTTCGACCACGTCTTCGCCTGAGCCGGATTTCGGTTATTTACCGTTCGAATCACACCTGTATAAGAGTTGGGCCCAGGGAAGTAAATGGTGATGGCCTTGTCTATAGGTGTGAATTTCGCTTGGTCGTAGACGGTACGAAGCGTAGCCATTCTGGGAACACATTTGAATGCGCTTTTGCTATCCCTTGCAGCCTGAAGAATCCGTTACAAAACACTTGAAAAGCCACTTATACCTCATTTTTGGTGAGTAATTCCAGCACCTTGAGACTCTGTCTTCCCGAGATTCTTGTCACGGCTATCCCGCATCCTCCGTCAGGTATCGCTGAGGATAGGCCATATACAGTT
This genomic stretch from Babesia bigemina genome assembly Bbig001, chromosome : III harbors:
- a CDS encoding tRNA modification GTPase TrmE , putative, translating into MRCLFGILLFVTVAEAWRISKWDNFKLFPAAHTRHLSSSARAQFSAQTVYGLSSAIPDGGCGIAVTRISGRQSLKVLELLTKNEAARDSKSAFKCVPRMATLRTVYDQAKFTPIDKAITIYFPGPNSYTGEDVVEIHTHGSRAIVSQLFAALRCISRRHDIGIRQAERGEFTRRAFYNGKMDLTQAEAIRDIISSETALEMQNAALKLHGGLTQLYGTWADRLNQLLATVEARIEFDEQALADLNATHKEQTALLQGLTQIQEEIEAQLEDSKGEILTSGANVSILGPPNAGKSSLMNAICDRRVAIVSDMPGTTRDLIQVKYDLNGLKVTFVDTAGIREMGDNVEAISHNEVEKQGIEKALQHLNDTRLAIFLFDHTNVEHSQYALDTTLQNVPHDSQLIICVSKVDLITTAQMTQYMRTLESRYGPRAQITSISNREPQSIEAMLQLVHQNLEKDLSHVQKQPFVTDARHKSHLRNVLQQIKIALKSMANTQSDLEIVAENIREATSQIGYILGEQTNEHVLDAIFRTFCVGK